A DNA window from Methanobacterium sp. contains the following coding sequences:
- a CDS encoding toprim domain-containing protein — MDIKNPIDVRIIVEGASDVESVSKAMKNIALGAEYHITISSIIPTTSSVIAKKAVKGADIVLIATDVDAPGRELAEKFQKILKDDVGHIERMKLPFGHDVEYMDPYLIQTEIKNAIIRSGLISIANIKLFRELQDKLKEYEKTIKDLSTKNKDLEALNSELSTENQNLQDTDTKLNEELESLEDKYNSLQIEFNSMKHEYSEVQNKELFEAFSIDELWKEVFDEKLENKEQIYFISNEFKPENVIVGQDRIVALSKKDAVEWLKIIRVVLIFYDSKIEELKEEFDKGKI, encoded by the coding sequence ATGGATATTAAAAATCCGATTGATGTACGGATAATTGTAGAAGGTGCATCAGATGTGGAAAGCGTATCTAAAGCTATGAAAAATATAGCTTTAGGGGCTGAATACCACATTACCATATCCTCTATAATTCCTACAACAAGCTCCGTGATAGCAAAAAAAGCTGTAAAAGGAGCAGATATTGTTTTAATTGCAACTGATGTTGATGCCCCAGGACGAGAACTTGCAGAAAAGTTCCAAAAGATCCTGAAAGATGACGTGGGACATATAGAACGGATGAAACTTCCGTTTGGTCATGACGTCGAGTATATGGATCCTTACCTTATACAAACTGAGATTAAAAATGCTATAATAAGGTCAGGATTAATTTCTATAGCTAATATTAAATTATTTAGAGAATTACAGGATAAATTAAAAGAATATGAAAAAACTATTAAAGATTTATCCACAAAAAATAAAGATTTAGAAGCATTGAATAGTGAACTTTCCACTGAAAATCAAAATCTGCAGGATACAGATACTAAATTAAATGAAGAACTGGAAAGTTTAGAAGATAAATACAACTCACTGCAAATTGAATTTAATTCAATGAAGCATGAGTACAGCGAAGTTCAAAATAAAGAATTATTTGAAGCATTCTCTATTGACGAGTTATGGAAAGAAGTTTTTGATGAAAAGTTAGAAAATAAAGAACAGATTTATTTTATAAGTAATGAATTTAAGCCAGAAAATGTAATAGTCGGCCAGGACCGAATTGTTGCATTATCTAAGAAAGATGCTGTTGAATGGCTTAAAATAATCAGAGTAGTCCTAATTTTTTATGATTCTAAAATCGAAGAACTAAAAGAAGAGTTTGACAAAGGAAAGATTTAA
- the glmS gene encoding glutamine--fructose-6-phosphate transaminase (isomerizing), with amino-acid sequence MCGIIGCILNNEKAAPVLLECVKRLEYRGYDSIGIATSGSDITIKKDKGKIDDVQANLNLTDLPGEMGIAHVRWATHGLPTKENAHPHTDCKNRIAVVHNGIIENYKELKSQLEKEGHIFKSETDTEVIPHLIEKYMEQGNNLEDATRLAIGDLKGSYALAAISRDEPNKVVGARKESPLIVGKGTGEYFIASDVPAILKHTNKIIYLEDNEMVILSDEGITIKDPEGKVIEKEIFVIDWTPDMAEKGGYDHFMLKEIHEQPKAVKNTLREASEIKKIVQSFPKFNRICFVACGTSYHASLIGKYLFENLVGISTDVTLASEFEYSAETLDENTLVIVITQSGETADTLKALRLVNHKAKTLAIVNVVGSTVTREAEYVVYTRAGPEIGVAATKTYISQLTSIYLLAICMSGRMELLEKLESIPDYMESILENEDFIKKIACKYKDARDFFFIGRGFSYPTALEGALKLKEITYIHAEGYASGELKHGPLALIDDGIPVVAIVPPGKSHDKTLSNVEEVNARGARVIGLGSSKDEDLRSETRDMIEFDDEINEIFSAIPYVIPLQLLSYYISVMKGIDPDKPKNLAKCVTVE; translated from the coding sequence ATGTGCGGGATAATAGGATGTATATTAAACAATGAAAAGGCTGCGCCTGTACTTTTAGAATGTGTAAAAAGGCTTGAATATAGAGGCTATGATTCTATAGGCATTGCAACATCTGGAAGCGATATAACTATTAAAAAAGACAAGGGAAAAATCGATGATGTCCAGGCAAATCTAAACTTAACCGACCTTCCTGGAGAAATGGGGATAGCTCACGTCAGGTGGGCCACCCATGGATTACCTACAAAAGAAAATGCCCATCCACATACTGACTGTAAAAACAGAATAGCTGTAGTCCATAACGGAATAATTGAAAATTATAAAGAATTAAAAAGCCAGTTAGAAAAAGAAGGACATATATTTAAGTCCGAAACCGACACTGAAGTTATACCCCACCTTATAGAAAAATATATGGAACAGGGAAACAATTTAGAGGATGCAACAAGACTTGCAATTGGAGATCTTAAAGGTTCATATGCTCTGGCAGCTATATCCCGTGATGAACCAAATAAAGTTGTAGGTGCAAGAAAAGAGAGTCCCCTTATAGTAGGAAAGGGCACAGGTGAATATTTTATAGCATCAGACGTCCCTGCCATATTAAAACATACAAATAAAATTATTTATCTTGAAGATAACGAAATGGTTATTTTAAGTGATGAGGGGATCACAATAAAAGATCCTGAAGGCAAAGTAATTGAAAAAGAAATTTTCGTCATTGATTGGACCCCTGATATGGCTGAAAAAGGTGGTTACGATCACTTCATGTTGAAAGAAATTCACGAACAACCAAAAGCAGTTAAAAATACCCTTCGTGAAGCATCTGAAATTAAAAAAATTGTCCAGAGTTTCCCTAAATTTAATAGAATATGTTTTGTAGCTTGCGGAACATCATACCATGCATCTTTAATTGGTAAATATCTATTCGAAAATTTGGTTGGAATTTCAACAGATGTTACCTTAGCTTCTGAATTCGAATATTCTGCAGAAACGCTGGATGAAAATACACTTGTAATTGTTATAACACAATCTGGAGAAACTGCAGATACTCTTAAAGCTTTAAGACTTGTTAATCACAAAGCCAAAACACTTGCCATTGTAAATGTGGTCGGAAGTACAGTAACCAGAGAAGCAGAATATGTTGTATACACAAGGGCAGGCCCTGAAATAGGTGTAGCAGCAACTAAAACATATATAAGTCAGCTCACATCCATCTATCTTCTTGCAATCTGCATGAGCGGGCGGATGGAACTTTTAGAAAAGTTAGAAAGTATTCCAGATTATATGGAATCAATACTTGAAAATGAAGACTTCATTAAGAAAATAGCATGCAAATATAAAGATGCTAGAGATTTCTTCTTTATTGGACGAGGATTTTCATATCCAACAGCTTTAGAAGGTGCTTTAAAACTTAAAGAGATAACTTATATTCACGCAGAGGGTTATGCGTCAGGTGAATTAAAACATGGCCCACTCGCACTTATTGATGATGGCATTCCTGTTGTTGCAATAGTACCTCCAGGTAAAAGCCATGATAAAACATTAAGTAATGTTGAAGAAGTAAATGCAAGAGGTGCTCGTGTTATTGGTCTTGGATCATCAAAAGACGAAGATTTAAGGTCAGAAACCAGGGATATGATTGAATTTGACGATGAGATTAATGAAATATTTTCAGCTATACCATATGTCATTCCTCTACAACTTTTATCATATTACATCAGCGTCATGAAGGGTATAGACCCAGATAAGCCTAAAAATCTGGCTAAATGTGTAACAGTAGAATAA
- a CDS encoding epoxyqueuosine reductase — translation MLLDTIKKNMAEFIQNNPQNFVEELDMMQIWDQPLIGVASASDPLWEKLKEPNVIGPDHLTPDEWLSGAKSIISYFLPFTEHVRSSNRSKGLPSKEWLYGRCEGEIFNNALRRLIVRLIETAGGKAVAPALEERLTVANHVSNWSERHVAFIAGLGTFSLNYSLITNLGSAGRFGSVITDLEFEPNSRPYQEIDEYCTKCGECIDRCPPLAINEKGKNAESCSKFLDKTLKLNKPRYGCGKCQTAVPCEYQNPTLI, via the coding sequence ATGTTATTAGACACTATTAAAAAGAATATGGCAGAGTTTATCCAAAATAACCCGCAAAATTTTGTTGAAGAACTTGATATGATGCAGATATGGGATCAACCGCTGATTGGCGTGGCGAGCGCGTCTGATCCACTTTGGGAAAAATTAAAAGAACCTAATGTAATTGGACCAGATCATTTAACACCTGATGAATGGTTATCTGGAGCAAAATCTATAATTTCATATTTTTTGCCATTTACAGAACATGTACGCAGTTCTAACAGATCAAAAGGTCTGCCATCTAAAGAATGGCTTTATGGGCGTTGTGAAGGTGAAATATTTAACAATGCATTACGGAGACTAATTGTGAGACTAATTGAAACTGCTGGAGGAAAAGCAGTTGCTCCAGCTTTAGAAGAACGTCTTACAGTTGCTAATCATGTAAGTAACTGGTCAGAACGTCATGTTGCTTTTATTGCAGGCCTTGGAACTTTTAGCTTGAATTATTCTCTAATTACCAATTTAGGGTCGGCAGGTCGTTTTGGTAGTGTCATCACAGACCTTGAATTTGAACCCAATTCCAGGCCATATCAAGAAATAGATGAGTACTGTACCAAATGTGGGGAATGTATTGACCGGTGCCCTCCCCTAGCTATCAATGAAAAGGGTAAAAATGCTGAATCTTGTTCTAAGTTCCTTGATAAGACACTTAAGTTAAATAAACCAAGATATGGGTGCGGTAAATGTCAGACAGCAGTTCCATGTGAATACCAGAATCCAACGCTTATTTAA
- a CDS encoding NAD(P)/FAD-dependent oxidoreductase: MYDVMVIGAGPAGCITAKRLADAGYDVLLVERMSIPREKSCSGILIKKSINVIENEFGKIPDSVLCKPNISKGIVITNEKGQTFKFKSDGLNVWRSLFDEWLALKAQNAGAELRQSTSAIACAEKQDYVSVKLHDGEIYEEKARIVVACDGADSNIKKDLFKKPKNYVFTYQTFCRGTIDLDHDFFHAFLDPQLSQYDAWFNVKDDLLILGVGVKEPALMKMYHSRFLSFLNSQFNAKIESRVKEEVGIMPTVTSGCPVNLGKGRILFAGEAASFLNPIGEGISSALASGYAAAEAVKSVYKTNNFSVKSLIDTYNYNISSEKEYMTRQWTILAGMSSKFSYMK, encoded by the coding sequence ATGTATGACGTAATGGTAATAGGTGCAGGCCCTGCTGGTTGTATAACAGCAAAAAGGTTGGCTGATGCAGGTTATGATGTTCTGCTGGTTGAAAGAATGAGTATCCCCCGAGAAAAATCATGTTCGGGTATCCTGATTAAAAAATCCATTAATGTGATAGAAAACGAATTCGGAAAAATACCAGATTCAGTTTTATGTAAACCCAATATAAGTAAAGGCATTGTCATTACCAACGAAAAGGGCCAAACATTCAAGTTTAAAAGCGACGGTTTAAATGTATGGAGGAGCCTATTTGACGAATGGCTTGCTTTAAAAGCTCAAAATGCAGGTGCTGAACTTAGACAATCAACTTCAGCTATTGCTTGTGCAGAAAAACAGGATTATGTATCAGTAAAACTTCATGATGGCGAAATATATGAAGAAAAAGCCAGAATTGTTGTGGCATGTGATGGGGCAGACAGTAATATTAAAAAGGATTTATTTAAAAAGCCAAAAAACTATGTTTTCACCTATCAAACCTTTTGCAGAGGTACTATTGATTTAGACCATGACTTCTTTCATGCGTTTTTGGATCCTCAACTTTCCCAGTATGATGCGTGGTTCAATGTTAAAGATGATCTTTTAATTTTAGGGGTAGGTGTCAAAGAACCAGCATTAATGAAAATGTACCATTCAAGATTTCTTTCATTTCTTAATTCGCAGTTCAATGCCAAAATAGAATCACGTGTTAAAGAAGAAGTTGGAATAATGCCTACTGTTACGTCGGGATGTCCAGTTAATTTAGGGAAGGGCAGAATTTTATTTGCAGGAGAAGCAGCAAGTTTTCTTAATCCTATTGGAGAAGGAATATCAAGTGCATTAGCCAGCGGATATGCTGCAGCAGAAGCTGTTAAATCTGTATATAAAACTAATAATTTCAGTGTTAAATCTTTAATAGATACGTATAACTACAACATATCATCTGAAAAAGAGTACATGACAAGACAATGGACTATCCTAGCCGGCATGTCATCTAAATTTTCTTATATGAAATAA
- a CDS encoding DUF5814 domain-containing protein: protein MIILRRNKKIVELFPIGSSKGALNSRRKPLFYGYLRLKRTNNQIRPYKFIVKKGDKESLFPPSEAMKILKKQNVYLIDGDEEIEEMLDSLNIDFKKTLICRHCTLEGYITVINRNSAYLSNKEYICKLCAEEEIKREIKYKGLSLSTFNNFKRMLDETGDLDKVLSIFDPKFNPVKNPNLTLFDKIVVGKDDSPKMEIDKIQIPNEFKKILKLHGKYLLPVQSLALQNGLLKGENLLVVSATASGKTLIGEIAGVPNAMKGKKFIFLTPLVALANQKYGDFKKKYGKLGLKVAIKVGMSRIKAKEELKLPDDDVKNADIVVGTYEGLDFLLRSGKSGDFGELGTVVIDEIHMLDDKERGPRLNGLIKRLKSLFKDIQIIGLSATVQNPQEIAKEFLMKLVEYDRRPVPLERHLIFAKSEYEKTDIMTKLARAEYKNVSKKGFHGQTIIFTNSRRKTHSIADYLTKRNIKAAAYHAGLSYSKKSKIEKDFANQKISTVVTTAALAAGVDFPASQVIFEALLMGNKWLSNNEFSQMLGRAGRPTYHDIGKVYLIPEVGRKYGEETEDMQAVSLLESDVDPIHVEYDEDDVLEQCLADICSGRVHTFEELQNAYKNSDLPLGIEESYDVIHDAGLVKEKDSKLSSTNYGKAVSVSFMDLKAAEYIRKSINSKNHDKKKKKRIDPLEIAVKLDPFENAYMSNRLNRRLSKALNINLSARLFADSTLDILSSGETLSKLEPSLQDALINMQIEFMSCKCQDRPFCNCFQEELSRRILKQRMIHKDPVDISKKLLKKYQIHSYAGDIFSWLDSVIRTLEAIRRIANAFKNHKVANECSRLIKTIEN from the coding sequence ATGATAATTTTACGGCGTAATAAAAAAATTGTGGAGTTATTTCCCATTGGAAGCTCAAAAGGAGCATTAAATTCAAGGAGAAAACCTCTTTTTTATGGATATTTAAGGCTTAAACGAACCAATAACCAGATACGGCCTTACAAATTTATAGTGAAAAAAGGAGATAAAGAGTCCCTCTTTCCTCCAAGTGAAGCTATGAAAATTTTAAAAAAGCAGAACGTTTATTTAATCGATGGAGACGAAGAAATAGAAGAAATGTTAGATTCTCTTAACATTGACTTTAAAAAAACACTTATCTGCAGGCACTGTACGCTGGAGGGATACATAACTGTCATAAATAGAAATTCTGCTTATTTATCTAATAAAGAGTACATATGTAAATTATGTGCTGAAGAAGAGATTAAACGTGAAATAAAGTATAAAGGCCTTAGTTTAAGCACATTCAATAATTTTAAGAGAATGTTGGATGAAACTGGTGATCTTGATAAAGTTTTAAGCATTTTTGATCCTAAATTCAACCCTGTGAAGAATCCAAACCTAACTTTATTTGATAAAATTGTAGTTGGTAAGGATGACTCCCCTAAAATGGAAATAGATAAAATACAAATCCCCAATGAATTTAAAAAGATATTAAAACTCCATGGTAAATACTTACTACCTGTACAATCTCTGGCTTTACAAAATGGACTTCTTAAAGGGGAAAATCTGCTTGTTGTATCAGCAACTGCAAGTGGAAAGACTTTAATTGGTGAAATTGCAGGCGTGCCAAACGCAATGAAAGGTAAAAAATTCATTTTTTTAACACCGCTCGTAGCACTTGCAAACCAAAAATACGGAGATTTCAAGAAAAAATACGGGAAATTAGGACTAAAAGTCGCTATAAAAGTAGGTATGAGCAGAATAAAAGCAAAAGAAGAGCTCAAACTTCCAGATGATGATGTAAAAAATGCAGATATTGTTGTCGGTACCTACGAAGGGCTTGATTTTCTACTGCGATCTGGAAAATCAGGAGATTTTGGAGAACTTGGTACCGTTGTAATTGACGAAATACACATGCTTGATGATAAAGAGCGCGGCCCTAGGCTAAATGGACTTATAAAAAGATTAAAATCCCTATTTAAAGATATACAGATTATTGGGCTTTCTGCGACAGTTCAAAATCCTCAAGAGATTGCAAAGGAATTCTTGATGAAGCTTGTTGAATACGACAGGCGCCCTGTTCCTTTAGAAAGACACCTAATATTTGCAAAGTCAGAATATGAAAAAACAGATATAATGACCAAACTTGCAAGAGCCGAATATAAAAATGTCTCTAAAAAAGGATTCCATGGGCAAACCATCATATTTACAAATTCAAGGAGAAAAACACATTCCATTGCAGATTATCTGACAAAAAGAAATATTAAAGCAGCCGCATATCATGCAGGGCTTTCATATTCAAAAAAGAGCAAGATAGAAAAAGATTTTGCAAATCAAAAGATTTCAACTGTTGTAACAACCGCCGCACTTGCTGCAGGTGTGGATTTTCCCGCTTCACAGGTTATATTTGAAGCACTCTTAATGGGAAACAAATGGTTATCCAACAATGAGTTTTCCCAGATGCTTGGAAGGGCAGGAAGGCCAACTTATCACGATATTGGAAAGGTATACCTGATACCAGAAGTGGGAAGAAAATACGGGGAAGAAACAGAAGATATGCAGGCTGTAAGCTTGCTTGAAAGTGATGTAGATCCTATACATGTAGAGTACGATGAGGATGATGTATTAGAACAATGCTTAGCAGACATATGCTCTGGAAGAGTACATACCTTTGAGGAACTTCAAAATGCCTACAAAAATTCTGATCTCCCATTAGGTATAGAAGAATCGTACGATGTTATACATGATGCAGGCCTGGTAAAAGAAAAAGACAGTAAATTATCTTCAACAAATTATGGAAAAGCAGTTTCTGTATCTTTCATGGATTTAAAAGCTGCAGAGTACATAAGAAAAAGCATAAATTCTAAAAATCATGATAAAAAGAAGAAAAAACGTATAGATCCTTTAGAAATTGCAGTAAAACTTGATCCTTTTGAAAATGCCTACATGTCAAACAGGTTAAACAGAAGATTAAGTAAAGCGCTCAATATCAACTTATCTGCAAGATTATTCGCTGATTCCACGCTGGACATACTTTCTTCTGGAGAAACATTATCAAAACTTGAACCCAGCCTTCAAGACGCTCTGATAAACATGCAAATTGAATTCATGTCCTGCAAATGTCAGGACAGACCGTTCTGCAACTGTTTTCAGGAAGAACTCTCCAGGCGAATTTTAAAACAGAGAATGATCCATAAAGACCCTGTTGATATCAGTAAAAAGCTCTTAAAGAAATATCAAATACATTCATACGCAGGGGATATATTTTCATGGCTTGATTCAGTGATAAGAACACTGGAAGCCATAAGAAGAATTGCAAATGCGTTTAAAAATCATAAAGTAGCAAATGAGTGTTCAAGGCTTATAAAAACTATTGAAAATTAA
- a CDS encoding 50S ribosomal protein L37e, translated as MKGTPSFGKRNKKTHIRCRRCGKNSYHARKKYCAACGFGRSSKIRSYNWQNKKITGYRLK; from the coding sequence ATGAAGGGAACGCCATCATTTGGTAAGCGTAACAAAAAGACCCACATAAGATGTAGAAGATGTGGTAAAAATTCCTATCATGCAAGGAAAAAATACTGTGCAGCATGTGGTTTCGGCAGATCCAGCAAAATCAGAAGCTACAACTGGCAGAATAAAAAAATTACAGGATATAGGTTGAAATAG
- the arfB gene encoding 2-amino-5-formylamino-6-ribosylaminopyrimidin-4(3H)-one 5'-monophosphate deformylase, with protein sequence MMELRYSSGNVISPEVHEIGVLAVGSHLENHGAALPIDTDSKIAAYLALQASLISGAKFLGILHAATEYEYVKHGIHIDAQKLAEDQLFLVLESAKKYLNIKKVVLVNGHGGNIPLIDHIEEIEKELKLKIVFNNKIVEIEGPHAGTGELSMGSILKIVDESKLSGHCDFKEYPEVGMVGLEEARNINEGINEGARAVEKEGVCIDVELGKQLLDIAVEDIIKDIKKLVN encoded by the coding sequence ATTATGGAACTTAGATACTCGTCAGGGAACGTTATATCTCCAGAGGTACATGAGATTGGAGTTCTTGCAGTTGGGTCTCACCTTGAAAATCATGGTGCTGCACTTCCCATAGATACTGATTCTAAAATTGCAGCATATCTTGCCCTTCAAGCATCTTTAATAAGCGGTGCAAAATTCTTAGGGATACTGCATGCAGCAACAGAATACGAATACGTTAAACATGGTATCCACATAGATGCCCAAAAATTAGCAGAAGATCAACTGTTTCTGGTACTTGAAAGTGCAAAAAAATACTTGAATATCAAAAAAGTTGTTCTGGTTAATGGACATGGAGGCAATATTCCATTAATTGATCATATAGAAGAGATCGAAAAAGAGTTAAAACTTAAAATAGTTTTTAATAATAAAATAGTGGAAATTGAAGGTCCACATGCAGGAACAGGTGAACTTTCAATGGGAAGCATTTTAAAGATTGTAGATGAATCCAAATTATCAGGGCACTGTGATTTCAAAGAATATCCTGAAGTAGGCATGGTTGGTCTTGAAGAGGCAAGAAATATTAATGAAGGGATAAACGAGGGTGCAAGAGCTGTTGAAAAAGAAGGGGTATGCATAGATGTGGAGTTAGGTAAACAGCTGCTTGATATTGCTGTTGAAGATATAATAAAAGATATTAAAAAACTGGTAAATTGA
- a CDS encoding LSm family protein — MSVQKNVNVSRPLDALGKSLNSQVLIKLKGGREFRGVLKSFDMHMNLVLNDAEELENGESSRRLGVVLIRGDNIVYISPG; from the coding sequence GTGAGTGTACAAAAGAATGTGAATGTTTCAAGACCACTTGACGCGTTAGGTAAATCATTAAACTCCCAAGTATTAATCAAGCTTAAAGGCGGAAGAGAATTTAGAGGAGTTTTAAAAAGTTTTGACATGCACATGAACTTAGTATTAAATGATGCTGAAGAATTAGAAAACGGGGAATCATCCCGAAGATTAGGCGTCGTGCTTATAAGAGGAGACAATATAGTTTATATATCTCCAGGATAA
- a CDS encoding RNA-binding protein: MKIRKRYYLQKKKLKKVRKELGDFSALISPKSKVEILESDLYDVILVDGKPLIMMIDDIPVPTIKGALELEITKKYVVVDMGAVKFVAKGADVMSPGIVGADPDITEGDFVIIIEETHRKPLAIGKALISGQEMVEQNEGKAVSAIHYIGDKLWNLVI; encoded by the coding sequence TTGAAAATCCGGAAAAGATACTATCTTCAAAAAAAGAAATTAAAGAAAGTAAGAAAGGAACTGGGAGATTTTTCCGCATTAATTTCTCCAAAGAGTAAAGTTGAAATTCTTGAAAGTGACCTTTATGATGTGATACTGGTTGACGGCAAGCCGTTAATTATGATGATTGATGATATTCCTGTTCCAACAATTAAGGGAGCGCTGGAACTTGAAATAACTAAAAAATATGTTGTAGTGGATATGGGTGCTGTTAAATTCGTTGCAAAGGGTGCAGATGTAATGAGTCCAGGCATTGTTGGCGCTGATCCAGATATAACTGAAGGAGATTTTGTTATTATAATTGAGGAAACACATAGGAAACCTCTTGCAATAGGAAAAGCACTTATTTCTGGCCAGGAAATGGTGGAACAAAATGAAGGAAAAGCGGTAAGTGCGATCCATTATATCGGCGACAAATTGTGGAATCTGGTCATATAA
- a CDS encoding response regulator: MADRLVKVLLIEDNDADARFISEMFKDIKTTKYEVSWAKRLDEGLKLLDDDLFNVLLLDLSLPDSIGLETFERAHEYEPELPIVILSGLDDEEVAVRAVREGAQDYLMKGEVSARLLSRAISYAIERHNAEKELIESRNDLISLINNYTTELKERGVKEAEDMHKSLETKIANFEELKSSNIDVKVAKDGAGNIQLFNERVPKSLWLQVAGDFKTPEKKLSVDEKNIKLESAEANDLENLVEFIKELGERGYFAEEHYVVDLGMGSSFQ; the protein is encoded by the coding sequence TTGGCAGATAGACTCGTTAAAGTGTTGTTAATAGAAGATAACGACGCGGATGCAAGATTTATAAGCGAGATGTTTAAGGATATAAAAACAACAAAATATGAAGTATCATGGGCTAAAAGACTTGATGAAGGGCTTAAACTTTTAGACGATGATTTATTTAATGTTCTACTTTTAGACCTTAGTTTACCTGATAGTATAGGTCTTGAAACATTTGAAAGAGCACATGAATATGAACCTGAATTACCAATTGTTATTTTAAGTGGTTTAGATGATGAAGAGGTTGCAGTTAGGGCTGTAAGGGAAGGCGCACAGGATTACCTGATGAAAGGGGAAGTCAGTGCTAGATTACTTTCGAGAGCTATTAGTTATGCAATTGAACGCCATAATGCTGAAAAAGAACTGATAGAAAGCCGAAATGACCTTATAAGTTTAATTAATAACTACACAACAGAATTAAAGGAAAGGGGCGTTAAAGAAGCAGAAGATATGCATAAAAGCTTAGAAACAAAAATTGCAAATTTTGAAGAATTGAAAAGTTCAAATATTGATGTAAAAGTAGCTAAAGATGGAGCTGGTAATATACAACTTTTCAATGAGAGAGTTCCCAAAAGTTTATGGTTACAGGTTGCTGGAGACTTTAAAACCCCTGAAAAAAAGTTATCTGTGGATGAAAAGAATATTAAACTTGAATCCGCTGAGGCAAATGACCTTGAAAATCTGGTGGAATTTATTAAGGAATTAGGAGAAAGGGGATATTTTGCAGAAGAACACTACGTCGTGGATCTTGGAATGGGTTCAAGTTTCCAATAG